DNA from Nocardioides yefusunii:
CCAGGGAGGCGAGCAGGGCGGTCTTGCCGCCGGGACCGGCGCAGAGGTCGAGCCACAGTTCGTCGCGGCCTTCCACCACGGCCTCGTCGACGGCGAGAGCAACACGCTGCGAACCCTCGTCCTGGACACCCGCGCGTCCCTGGACCAGAGCCGGGACCTCGGACAGGTCGCCACCGCCCCAGGTGAGGGCGTAGGGAGAACGTCCGGTCGCCTCGGCGCCGGCCTCGACGAGTTCGTCGACCTCGACCAGGCCCGGACGTGCCACCAGGGTGACCTTCGGGGAGACGTTGTCGGCAGCGAGGAGGTCGGCGACCTCGTCGCGGGAACGGCCGTGACCCTCCAATGCGTCAGCCAGACGCTGCACCACCCAGCGGGGGTGCGAGGTCGCAACAGCGAGGTGACCGGTGAGGTCACGAGCCGGGTCGGGGGCGACCTGACCGATCCAGGCACCCATGCCGTGCGCCGCCACCTTGCGGAGCACCGCGTTGACCAGACCCGTGGGCCCGGTGCCGACACGGTCGCGGGTCAGCTCGACGCTGGTCGCGATCGCGGCATGGTCAGGCACGCGCATCGCGAGGAGCTGGTGAACACCGAGACGCAGCACGTCGCGGACCTTCGCCTCCAGACGCGGCTTGTCGAGGTTGGCGTCGATGATCGCGTCGTACAGCCCCTGCCAGCGGATCGCACCGGCAGCGAGCTCGGTCGCGAACGCGGCATCACGTCCATTCAGGTCGTGCTTCTCCAGCACGTTGGGGAGCACCAGGTTGGCGTAGGCGTCCTCGACCCGGACAGCCTTGAGGACGTCGAAGGCGGCCAGACGCGACGGGTCCACCTTGGACCGATTGCCGGGGCGCTTGCCTGCTTCGGGCGCACCGGCGCCCGGCTTGCTCCCGGGACGGGGGCCGCTACGACCCGCAGGACGTCCACGACGACGGTACTCACCCATGTGAGAAGTGCTCCTTGACGAGACGGCGCAGCGTGGGGGCCGCACCTCGGTGATGGTTCGTGCCGCACCGGTTGGTCCGGGACGAGATGTGCCTGTGCCGCACCGGGAAGACCGGTGCGGCACGGGGCACGGGAGGCTCAGGGCACGGGAGGCTCAGGCCTCGGTGGACTCAGCTGCTGCGTCGTCCTCGGCCGGCTTCTCGACACCCAGCACGACGCCGGACTCGAGACGCGCGCCGCGGGCCCAGTCAGCTGCGTTCATCTGCTTCTTGCCGAACGCCTTGACCTCGCCGAGCTTCACCGGCACCGAGGAGGTGCCCACGAAGACGGCCTTCTTGGCCACCTCGATGACGCCGGGGGCCAGCGGCTCGTGGTCATCGGCGATGGTGACCGGACCGATCTTGATCCGCTCACCCTCGAACAGGCTCCAGGCACCCGGCGCAGGGGTGCAGGCACGGACCTGACGGTCGATGCGCAGCGCGGTGTCGGCCCAGTCGATGCGGGCGTGCTCGACGAGGATCTTCGGCGCGATGGTGATGCCGTCCTCAGGCTGCTCGCGGGCCTCGATCTGGCCGGTCTCGATGCCGGAGATCGTCTGCACCAGCAGGTGCGCGCCACCCTCGGCGAGACGGCCCAGGAGATCACCGGAGGTGTCGGTGTCGCGGACGCGCTCGGTCATGACGCCGAACGTGGGGCCGGCGTCGAGAGCCTTGACGATGCGGAACGTGGTGGCACCGGTGAACTCGTCACCGGCCCAGACCGAGTGCTGCACCGGGGCGGCACCGCGCCAGGCCGGGAGCAAGGAGAAGTGCAGGTTGATCCAGCCGTGCTTCGGGATGTCGAGTGCGGACTGCGGCAGCAGCGCACCGTAGGCGACCACGGGGCAGGCGTCGGGAGCGAGCTCCTTGAGCTGGGCCTGGAACTCGGGGTCACGCGGGTGCTCAGGCTTGAGCACCGGGATGCCCAACTCCTCGGCACGCTGCGCCACCGGGGAGGCCACCAGCTTGCGTCCACGACCCGACGGGGCGTCGGGGCGGGTGACGACGGCGACGACCTCTTGCTCAGAGGCGACGAAGGCGTCCAGGGAAGGAACGGCGACCTCAGGGGTGCCGGCGAAGACGATGCGCATGTCAGAAACCGAATCCGTTCGTGGCGTGGGGAGAGACCTTGACCGTGGGCTTCTCGAGACCGAACCAGTCGGACTCGCGGATCGCCTTCATCGCAGCCTTGCGGGCGTCGGTGTCGAGGCGATCGATGAAGAGCACGCCGTCGAGGTGGTCGGTCTCGTGCTGGATGCAACGCGCCAGCAGGTCCGAACCCTCGATGGTCACGGGGTCTCCGTGCATGTTGAAGCCCTTGGCCACCACGCGCAGGGCGCGCTTGCAGTCATAGGCCAGGTCGGGCAGGGAGAGGCAGCCCTCGGGGCCGTCCTGGATCTCGTCGCTGAGGTCGAGGACGGGGTTGATCAGGTGTCCGAGCTCGCCGTCGATGTTCCAGGTGAAGGCGCGCAGGCCGACACCGATCTGGGGCGCGGCGAGTCCGGCACCACCGGCCTTGTTCATCGTCTCGGTGAGGTCCTGCACGAGCGTGCGCAGTTCCTTGTCGAAGGTGACCACCTCGAGCGCAGGCTTGCGCAGGATCGGGTCACCGAACAGGCGGATCGGCTGGACGGACACGTGACTCCTCTCGGGCGGAACGACTCCGCCACTCGTGCCGACCAGTCTAGTGAGCGCCGACGACGGGACGGGATTCCCCGCGCCGGACGCCCTCAGGCCGGAGCGTCACAGGCTGAGGGGGTCGACGCGGACCCGCACCGGAGTGGCGCGGTGCGCCGCACGGGCACGCTGCATGTCCCCCAGCGCTTGGCTCAGTGTCGCTCCCATCGCACGCGGCACCCGGAGCACGTACCGCATCTGCGGTTCGTCGCCGACGTTCGGCACCGCGTCCTCGTCCACCGGGACCGGACCGAGCACCTCGACGACGTCGGGCATGTCAACCAACCGCAGAGCCTCCTCCAGAGCCGCCTCGGTACCGGTGACGGTGGCCATCCGAACCGCAGGCGGGAGGTGGGTCTCCACGCGGGTCTCGATCTCGCGCGCCGCGAAGCCAGCAGGATCCCACCGCACGAGCGCCTGGATGACGGGCAGGGACGGATCACCGACCACCGCGACGCGAGCTCCGGTCCGCACGAGCCCGGCGGCGTTGAGCCACTTGCGCAGCACCTCTTCGTCGGCGCGCAGCTCCGCACGTCCCAGCGAGAGCCAGACGTCGAGCAGGACGACGGCGGCGTACCCGCCCTCGGCGACGGGTTCGGCTCCGGGCGTCGCGACGACCACGACCGGCTTGGTGCCGATGCTGTCGAGAATCCGGTCGCCACCCGAGCTGCGGACGGTGACGCCGGGCAGGAGACGTCCGAGCTCCTCGGCCGTGCGGTCGCGGCCGATCACCGGGGCGCGCATGCCGTGGTGGCCGCACTCGGTGCACCGCCATCCCGGATGCGTCTGACCGCACCAGCGGCACGACGGCGGTTCGATGGGGCTGTCGAGGTGCAACGGACCCGTGCAGGCGCTGCAACGGGCGGGGGTGCGGCAGCGTTCGCAGGCCAACGTCGGGAGGTAGCCGGTGCGGGGCGTCTGCACCAGCACAGGGCCCTCGGCCAGGGCCTGCTTCATCATCTGCACGACGCGCTGCGGGATGCGGGTGGCCACGGAGCGGTCCTGGAGCCAGTGGGCGTCCACCA
Protein-coding regions in this window:
- a CDS encoding RsmB/NOP family class I SAM-dependent RNA methyltransferase — protein: MGEYRRRGRPAGRSGPRPGSKPGAGAPEAGKRPGNRSKVDPSRLAAFDVLKAVRVEDAYANLVLPNVLEKHDLNGRDAAFATELAAGAIRWQGLYDAIIDANLDKPRLEAKVRDVLRLGVHQLLAMRVPDHAAIATSVELTRDRVGTGPTGLVNAVLRKVAAHGMGAWIGQVAPDPARDLTGHLAVATSHPRWVVQRLADALEGHGRSRDEVADLLAADNVSPKVTLVARPGLVEVDELVEAGAEATGRSPYALTWGGGDLSEVPALVQGRAGVQDEGSQRVALAVDEAVVEGRDELWLDLCAGPGGKTALLASLAARRGAKVVANEAQHHRAKLVARGVRAAGAGMAGVLTGDGTQPAWAPGTFDRVLVDAPCSGLGALRRRPESRWRRTEKDVLELVDLQKALLRNALDAVRPGGVVVYATCSPVLEETSGVVEAILAERDDVTEESRFQLWPHTDASDAMFTAVLRRS
- the fmt gene encoding methionyl-tRNA formyltransferase; this encodes MRIVFAGTPEVAVPSLDAFVASEQEVVAVVTRPDAPSGRGRKLVASPVAQRAEELGIPVLKPEHPRDPEFQAQLKELAPDACPVVAYGALLPQSALDIPKHGWINLHFSLLPAWRGAAPVQHSVWAGDEFTGATTFRIVKALDAGPTFGVMTERVRDTDTSGDLLGRLAEGGAHLLVQTISGIETGQIEAREQPEDGITIAPKILVEHARIDWADTALRIDRQVRACTPAPGAWSLFEGERIKIGPVTIADDHEPLAPGVIEVAKKAVFVGTSSVPVKLGEVKAFGKKQMNAADWARGARLESGVVLGVEKPAEDDAAAESTEA
- the def gene encoding peptide deformylase, translated to MSVQPIRLFGDPILRKPALEVVTFDKELRTLVQDLTETMNKAGGAGLAAPQIGVGLRAFTWNIDGELGHLINPVLDLSDEIQDGPEGCLSLPDLAYDCKRALRVVAKGFNMHGDPVTIEGSDLLARCIQHETDHLDGVLFIDRLDTDARKAAMKAIRESDWFGLEKPTVKVSPHATNGFGF